From Oscillatoria sp. FACHB-1407, a single genomic window includes:
- a CDS encoding helix-turn-helix domain-containing protein, which yields MTTTTTRQTQSMGLPILSSQGQGWEHILVEQFQHPPGEGNCHYNEHAICLSLASRPVRLLQIKGGKTYSGLYGKGDMSIMPAAMPVFARWEGDDHYLQIRIRSQFLQTVAQETIASHHSVELIPEFRIRDRQVEAIGMMLLSEVQQNNPGSKLYIESLTNVLAVHLLRQYAATQPRLPVYEGGIPARQLEQVLDFINEHLDQKIKLADLAALLDMSQFHFSHLFKQSTGIAPYQYLLQQRVERAKQLLKQTDQPIIEIAFQCGFNSHSHLSKQFRQLTGMTPTDYRAH from the coding sequence ATGACAACCACCACTACCCGTCAAACTCAGTCTATGGGTTTGCCCATTCTATCGAGCCAGGGTCAGGGTTGGGAGCATATCCTGGTTGAGCAATTCCAACATCCTCCCGGTGAAGGAAATTGTCATTACAACGAGCACGCGATTTGTTTGTCCCTGGCTTCTCGTCCAGTGCGATTGTTGCAAATCAAAGGAGGGAAGACCTACTCAGGATTGTATGGGAAGGGCGATATGTCCATCATGCCTGCGGCGATGCCTGTGTTTGCTCGTTGGGAAGGAGATGACCACTACTTGCAAATTCGCATTCGATCTCAATTTCTTCAAACCGTCGCTCAAGAAACGATCGCCTCTCATCACTCTGTAGAGTTAATTCCCGAATTTCGGATACGCGATCGCCAGGTTGAAGCGATCGGTATGATGTTGCTCTCAGAAGTGCAACAAAATAATCCTGGTAGCAAGTTGTATATCGAATCTCTGACAAACGTGCTGGCAGTTCATTTACTGCGACAATATGCTGCGACGCAACCCCGACTGCCAGTATATGAAGGGGGTATCCCTGCGCGTCAGTTAGAACAAGTTTTAGACTTTATCAACGAGCATTTAGATCAAAAGATCAAATTGGCAGATTTGGCAGCATTACTGGACATGAGCCAATTCCATTTCAGCCATTTGTTCAAACAATCGACAGGCATTGCACCTTACCAATATCTGCTTCAACAACGAGTGGAACGGGCAAAACAGTTGTTAAAACAAACGGATCAACCCATTATCGAAATTGCATTTCAGTGTGGGTTTAATAGCCATAGCCATTTGAGCAAACAGTTTCGACAATTAACGGGAATGACACCGACTGATTACAGAGCGCATTAA
- a CDS encoding UBP-type zinc finger domain-containing protein — protein MSCQHLNSVTPENLIPKSNYPVFRCEECIKTNDRWVHLRICQSCGKMLCCDSSRNQHARQHAEETGHPVISSAELGEQWLWCFVDEQGKNY, from the coding sequence ATGAGCTGCCAACATCTCAACAGTGTGACTCCGGAAAATTTAATTCCTAAATCGAATTACCCTGTCTTTCGCTGCGAGGAGTGCATCAAGACCAACGATCGCTGGGTTCATCTTCGCATCTGTCAGAGCTGCGGCAAGATGTTGTGCTGTGACTCCTCCAGAAACCAACACGCCCGCCAACACGCGGAGGAGACGGGACATCCGGTAATTAGCTCAGCCGAGTTGGGAGAGCAGTGGTTGTGGTGTTTTGTGGATGAGCAAGGCAAGAATTATTAG
- a CDS encoding S1C family serine protease: protein MFKATLWSVLLALGFWFTAPIPAMAATTFPSSTGQTPLQSASLLDLEYQPTVEVTEIRSGVLPGVVIGGRYEGLLRILQERYTATGQLPDQFDQGVRSLIEDELMQAGYNVVSSPSNSIFANQFTDATEPGRFLIGGTITQSKLNSYSSLWGDRTEDERTVRWEVFDREIGKVIYRQATQGVAQAEGIDNLAATYEAIRASFRTVLQEPTLIAALAQPSTSEPPVLTSNYEIQAIATANEALSLEQLVGRSIPSIVQIQTPGARGSGFLIGSSGLVVTNQHVIGSTFAVKVKLYDGSTHVGRVLKRDASYDVALLQLDEAVEQPMGLPICHTNAVKVGEAVVAIGNPLALSNTVTQGVVSGFRYDSSRNLIQTDAAINPGNSGGPLLNRQGAVIGIVTEKMVSRGVEGLGFALPIGEALHRLHVQVQTPVGSLLNSCGSPTATGVVLTASGVNSQ from the coding sequence ATGTTTAAGGCAACCCTTTGGAGCGTTTTGCTTGCCCTGGGCTTTTGGTTCACTGCCCCAATCCCTGCCATGGCAGCAACCACTTTTCCGTCTTCGACTGGTCAAACGCCTCTACAATCGGCATCCTTACTCGACTTGGAATACCAACCGACCGTTGAAGTAACCGAGATTCGCTCTGGAGTGTTGCCCGGAGTTGTGATTGGGGGACGATATGAGGGATTGTTACGGATCTTGCAGGAGCGATATACGGCGACGGGGCAATTGCCCGACCAATTTGATCAGGGGGTGCGATCGCTCATTGAGGACGAACTGATGCAAGCGGGATACAACGTTGTCTCATCCCCATCGAACTCGATTTTTGCTAACCAGTTTACCGATGCAACAGAACCAGGACGGTTTTTAATTGGAGGTACGATTACCCAATCCAAACTCAACTCCTACAGTTCTCTCTGGGGCGATCGCACGGAGGATGAGCGTACAGTGCGGTGGGAGGTCTTTGATCGTGAGATCGGAAAAGTCATTTATCGCCAAGCCACTCAAGGGGTCGCGCAAGCAGAGGGCATTGATAACCTGGCAGCTACCTATGAAGCAATCCGTGCCAGCTTTAGAACGGTACTTCAAGAGCCGACGCTAATCGCTGCGCTGGCTCAACCTTCGACGTCAGAACCGCCTGTTCTTACAAGCAACTATGAAATTCAGGCGATCGCCACTGCAAATGAAGCCCTCTCACTGGAACAACTTGTGGGGCGATCCATCCCTTCAATTGTGCAGATTCAAACCCCTGGTGCTCGGGGCAGTGGGTTTCTGATTGGCTCTTCTGGCTTAGTCGTGACAAACCAGCATGTGATTGGTTCTACCTTTGCGGTGAAGGTCAAGCTATACGATGGCTCGACCCATGTAGGTCGGGTCTTAAAGCGAGATGCCAGCTATGATGTGGCGTTGCTGCAATTAGATGAAGCAGTGGAGCAACCGATGGGTCTACCGATTTGTCACACCAATGCAGTGAAGGTGGGAGAAGCCGTTGTGGCGATCGGTAATCCGCTGGCGTTGTCCAATACCGTGACTCAGGGGGTCGTTAGTGGCTTTCGCTATGACTCATCCCGTAACCTGATCCAGACGGATGCGGCGATCAACCCTGGTAACAGCGGTGGACCTTTACTCAACCGTCAGGGTGCTGTCATTGGTATCGTGACTGAAAAGATGGTGAGTCGAGGCGTCGAAGGGTTAGGCTTTGCTCTGCCAATCGGAGAAGCATTGCATCGGCTCCATGTGCAAGTTCAAACACCTGTAGGCTCTCTGCTGAACTCATGTGGTAGCCCGACAGCTACTGGAGTAGTCCTGACCGCTAGCGGAGTCAACAGCCAATAA
- a CDS encoding DevA family ABC transporter ATP-binding protein — MEPVVAVRNLTHTFGQGALKKVVLTDVDLDLYPGEVVILEGPSGGGKTTLLTLIGALRSAQEGSLKILGRELRGATKKALIQTRSQIGFIFQAHNLLKCLAAWENVSTSLKLHKHISKLEYRDRSSAILTAVGLGEHIDYYPDNLSGGQKQRVAIARALVSHPKLLLADEPTSALDSQSGRDVVEIMRRLAKEEGCTVLLVTHDNRILDVADRIVHMEDGRLTQK; from the coding sequence ATGGAACCTGTTGTTGCTGTTCGCAATCTGACCCATACCTTTGGTCAGGGAGCACTGAAAAAAGTAGTGTTAACCGACGTGGATTTAGATCTCTATCCGGGTGAAGTCGTGATTTTAGAAGGTCCATCGGGTGGTGGTAAAACAACCCTATTGACACTCATTGGCGCACTGCGATCGGCACAGGAAGGCAGTCTTAAAATTTTGGGTCGTGAACTGCGTGGAGCGACCAAAAAAGCACTGATTCAAACCCGCAGCCAAATTGGCTTTATCTTTCAAGCTCATAACTTACTAAAATGTCTTGCCGCTTGGGAGAACGTTAGCACCTCCCTCAAACTGCACAAACACATTTCCAAATTGGAATATCGCGATCGCTCCAGTGCCATCCTCACCGCCGTTGGCTTAGGAGAACATATCGACTATTATCCCGACAACCTCTCTGGTGGGCAAAAACAACGAGTGGCGATCGCCCGTGCTTTGGTCAGTCATCCCAAACTGTTGTTAGCTGATGAACCGACCTCGGCTTTAGACAGTCAATCGGGTCGAGATGTAGTCGAAATTATGCGTCGATTAGCTAAAGAAGAAGGTTGCACCGTCTTGCTCGTCACCCACGACAACCGAATTTTAGACGTTGCCGATCGCATCGTTCACATGGAGGATGGCAGGTTAACGCAGAAATAA
- a CDS encoding HlyD family efflux transporter periplasmic adaptor subunit: protein MVRSQPFSFNSRHYIVLAILITLWGGVTACSDSSQAEVTPTPTPNEVQQTPTIVALGRLTPNGEVIKLSVPNAQDSRVNQILVEEGDWVEAGQVIAVLQGSDRRQRDLEEALKNVDYYQALLDRARAGEAKDAEIAAQQANIARLEAQLRTETLERQGAIASAEAELRQAQRNYERNQILYSEGATSLVDLDQAQEAYETAQANLTQRQAQLDNTLQTLRQQITQEQGNLAQLREVRPVDIRVAQAELERARIAVEQRRADLEDTQVRVPVAGQILRINTRVGEQVNTQEGIVELGRTDAMFAIAEVYETEITRVRIGQSVTLVSEYGGFAGEVRGTVDHIGLQVGARQLSSNSSDPTTDENTRVVEVKIRINPEDNDKVARLTNMQVRVTIQLESEEG from the coding sequence ATGGTGCGATCGCAACCTTTCTCCTTCAATTCACGCCATTACATTGTCCTGGCAATTTTAATCACTTTATGGGGTGGAGTGACAGCCTGTTCTGACTCATCTCAAGCGGAGGTCACTCCCACTCCAACGCCCAACGAGGTGCAGCAAACCCCAACCATTGTGGCATTAGGACGGCTGACCCCCAATGGAGAAGTGATTAAACTTTCAGTTCCCAATGCTCAAGATAGTCGGGTCAACCAGATCCTCGTGGAGGAAGGGGATTGGGTTGAGGCAGGACAGGTGATCGCGGTCTTACAGGGGAGCGATCGCCGCCAACGAGATTTAGAAGAAGCCTTGAAAAACGTGGACTATTATCAGGCGTTGTTAGACCGGGCACGGGCAGGGGAGGCGAAAGATGCTGAGATTGCTGCCCAACAGGCGAATATTGCGCGGCTAGAGGCACAACTACGAACAGAAACACTGGAACGACAGGGGGCGATCGCCAGTGCTGAGGCGGAGTTACGACAGGCACAACGCAACTATGAGCGCAATCAAATCCTTTATTCAGAGGGAGCAACTAGCCTGGTGGATTTAGATCAGGCGCAGGAAGCGTATGAAACGGCTCAGGCAAATCTCACCCAACGGCAGGCACAACTGGACAATACGCTGCAAACATTACGTCAGCAAATCACTCAAGAGCAGGGCAACTTAGCCCAATTGCGAGAAGTGCGTCCGGTGGATATTCGAGTGGCACAGGCGGAGTTAGAGCGTGCCCGCATTGCGGTGGAGCAACGACGCGCCGATTTAGAAGATACGCAAGTGCGCGTTCCTGTCGCAGGACAAATTCTTCGCATCAATACTCGTGTGGGTGAACAGGTCAACACGCAGGAAGGCATTGTAGAACTGGGACGCACGGATGCCATGTTTGCGATCGCTGAGGTCTACGAAACTGAAATCACCAGAGTTCGCATTGGGCAATCCGTTACCCTCGTCAGTGAATATGGTGGGTTTGCAGGGGAGGTGCGAGGCACGGTGGATCACATCGGGTTGCAAGTGGGAGCACGACAACTCTCCAGTAATTCCTCAGACCCCACCACTGACGAAAACACTCGTGTTGTTGAGGTCAAAATTCGGATTAATCCCGAAGACAACGACAAAGTTGCCAGATTAACCAATATGCAAGTCCGCGTCACCATTCAGTTAGAAAGTGAGGAAGGATGA
- a CDS encoding TOBE domain-containing protein, whose product MEISARNALKGTVKAIVPGSVNSEVTIEVAPGVEVTAIITKASCEKLGLSEGKEAYAVIKSSDVMVAID is encoded by the coding sequence ATGGAAATTAGTGCTCGTAATGCTTTGAAAGGTACAGTTAAAGCGATCGTTCCTGGATCAGTCAACAGCGAAGTGACCATTGAAGTTGCACCCGGAGTTGAAGTTACGGCAATCATCACCAAGGCTTCTTGCGAAAAGTTGGGTTTATCAGAAGGAAAGGAAGCCTATGCTGTAATTAAATCTAGCGATGTGATGGTAGCCATCGATTAA
- a CDS encoding ligase-associated DNA damage response exonuclease: MSLITVRQEGLYCEQGDFYIDPWRPVDRALITHAHSDHARSGSAHYVAVHLSQEILKKRLGDAINLQGVEYGEKLKLGNTWVSFHPAGHVLGSAQIRVECGDEVWVVSGDYKRGDDPTCAAFEVVPCDVFITEATFGLPIYHWNTGEETCRQIYDWWKSDCTRPSLLFCYAFGKAQRVLGELAKFTDQPVYVHGAVHVLTEIYRQLGVPMVPTLPASEMPRSYKFNGDLILAPPSAHRSSWMKRFQHPQTAFASGWMAVRGARRRRGYERGFVLSDHADWQGLVNTILQTGAKTVYVTHGQTDVLSRYLSEMHGLHALPLKTLFEGEGDI, from the coding sequence ATGTCACTTATCACCGTTCGTCAAGAAGGTCTGTACTGCGAGCAGGGCGATTTTTATATCGACCCCTGGCGACCTGTCGATCGCGCTCTGATTACCCATGCCCACTCCGATCATGCTCGCTCTGGCTCAGCCCATTACGTTGCTGTCCATCTCTCCCAGGAGATTCTAAAGAAGCGGTTGGGTGATGCCATCAATCTGCAAGGGGTTGAGTACGGTGAAAAGTTGAAACTGGGCAATACCTGGGTGTCGTTTCATCCAGCGGGACATGTGTTGGGGTCTGCTCAAATCCGTGTTGAGTGCGGCGATGAAGTCTGGGTAGTTTCAGGCGATTACAAACGAGGTGATGACCCGACCTGTGCAGCGTTTGAAGTTGTGCCCTGTGATGTGTTCATTACTGAAGCGACATTTGGATTGCCCATCTATCACTGGAATACAGGCGAAGAAACCTGTCGGCAGATTTACGACTGGTGGAAAAGCGATTGCACTCGCCCTTCGTTGCTGTTTTGCTATGCCTTTGGCAAAGCCCAACGAGTGTTGGGAGAGTTAGCCAAGTTTACCGATCAACCTGTGTATGTGCACGGGGCAGTACATGTGTTGACGGAGATCTATCGGCAATTGGGAGTGCCGATGGTGCCTACGCTCCCGGCATCGGAGATGCCCCGCAGTTACAAGTTCAACGGTGATCTGATATTGGCTCCACCGTCTGCCCACCGTTCTAGTTGGATGAAGCGGTTTCAACATCCCCAAACGGCTTTTGCATCCGGATGGATGGCGGTACGGGGAGCACGACGACGACGAGGCTATGAACGAGGTTTTGTACTCTCAGATCATGCTGATTGGCAGGGTTTAGTGAATACTATTTTGCAAACAGGAGCCAAGACAGTGTACGTCACCCATGGGCAAACGGATGTCTTATCGCGATATTTGAGTGAGATGCATGGACTACATGCGTTGCCATTGAAGACTCTATTTGAAGGAGAAGGCGATATTTAA
- a CDS encoding helix-turn-helix domain-containing protein, with amino-acid sequence MAYKISSDCVACDNCRPHCPSGAIDVIDGQYWINSALCDDCKNHAEPQCVISCPLSLPTPAQAKRGRTKQGVRALTSPDLFSNGKNHPFASAIVIWEACNLLSQRQSLIWTQDEQGHFYYQRSLYRSGVLTLHIAEPVNIFSTDNDSTNPVESFDIRAACMHLIYAAHATALSQPWQQEFIVGDRQIEEYLGLDKRKDLTKPAKLTLIKEIAQQACSIKASMKCPPQGRIPGFSFENQPLWHLLNIQHYFQEDEAGCKHLVGLTFTIRPGIWAKYFLNREGCKEQAVFYQYSTLPKSLLTTVMSIWQQHEGAARIMLWLLFKVRLGQEQRIMATTLMRIAYGEKRLMLASVHREERKRLLRSFESDLEVLNHYGVKPIFDPETYPSEIQPLWVKLNDVPDDAEAALEFWINDASCNTRLTDASPRGKWNLLMNARILKFELPSDWKQSHKEQQKKGQKLTKNAAQRSQFKKQSSRSDMQPSLKGLITAKQITATRKRLGISQRDLAEQMGKSQSWIRDIENERFYPKLEDQLLLKKILGLG; translated from the coding sequence ATGGCTTACAAAATCTCTAGTGATTGTGTAGCGTGCGATAACTGCCGTCCGCATTGCCCCTCAGGCGCGATTGATGTGATCGATGGGCAATATTGGATTAACTCTGCCCTGTGTGATGATTGCAAAAATCACGCTGAGCCTCAGTGTGTCATTAGCTGTCCCCTCAGCCTTCCTACACCTGCTCAAGCCAAACGGGGAAGAACAAAACAGGGCGTGCGAGCGTTAACCAGTCCGGATTTATTTAGCAACGGCAAAAACCATCCCTTTGCGTCTGCGATCGTCATCTGGGAAGCCTGCAATTTGCTGTCTCAACGTCAGTCTTTGATATGGACTCAAGACGAGCAAGGTCATTTTTATTATCAGCGATCGCTCTATCGGAGTGGTGTCTTAACGCTACACATCGCTGAGCCTGTTAACATCTTCTCGACTGATAATGACTCTACCAATCCGGTTGAATCATTTGATATTCGGGCAGCCTGTATGCACCTGATCTATGCCGCTCACGCAACGGCATTGAGCCAACCCTGGCAGCAAGAATTTATTGTGGGCGATCGCCAAATTGAAGAATATCTGGGTTTAGATAAACGCAAGGATTTGACCAAACCTGCAAAGCTAACTCTAATTAAAGAAATCGCGCAACAAGCCTGTTCGATTAAGGCTTCGATGAAATGCCCACCGCAGGGACGGATTCCAGGGTTTTCGTTTGAAAATCAACCACTGTGGCATTTACTCAACATCCAACACTACTTCCAGGAAGATGAGGCGGGATGCAAGCACCTCGTTGGTTTGACATTTACAATCCGACCTGGCATCTGGGCAAAATATTTTCTCAATCGAGAAGGCTGCAAAGAACAAGCTGTTTTTTATCAATACAGCACTTTACCCAAATCGCTCCTTACTACAGTGATGAGTATTTGGCAACAACATGAGGGTGCTGCCCGAATTATGTTGTGGTTGCTGTTTAAGGTAAGACTGGGACAAGAACAACGCATCATGGCAACAACACTGATGCGGATTGCCTATGGAGAGAAACGATTGATGTTAGCGTCTGTTCATCGAGAAGAACGAAAGCGATTACTCCGATCGTTTGAAAGTGATTTAGAAGTATTAAATCACTATGGTGTTAAACCCATTTTTGATCCTGAAACCTATCCATCCGAGATTCAACCCTTATGGGTTAAGTTAAATGACGTGCCCGATGATGCAGAAGCAGCTTTGGAATTTTGGATCAATGATGCCAGTTGCAATACTCGTCTGACGGATGCAAGTCCGCGTGGCAAGTGGAATCTGTTGATGAATGCCCGTATTCTCAAATTTGAATTGCCCTCTGATTGGAAGCAGTCCCACAAGGAACAACAGAAAAAAGGACAGAAATTAACTAAAAATGCTGCTCAACGAAGTCAGTTTAAAAAGCAAAGTAGTCGTAGCGATATGCAACCTTCTTTAAAGGGGTTAATTACAGCTAAGCAAATTACCGCAACTCGCAAGCGATTGGGCATTAGTCAGCGTGATCTGGCAGAACAAATGGGAAAAAGCCAAAGCTGGATTCGAGATATTGAAAATGAACGATTTTATCCAAAGTTAGAGGATCAGCTTTTGTTGAAGAAGATCTTAGGGTTGGGATAG
- the devC gene encoding ABC transporter permease DevC, with product MRAKFFKNLRYYYQAHKPLAWAQLSHQKMRLAVAMTGVAFSNILIFTQLGLRALLFDGITLVPQNLSGDLFLVSAYSPTIDFGSFPKIHLYQADAVAGVATASPLYIGSAPWVSPEDFARSRMNQSLPKEQTQAIDFFPNTVKILAFNPVQPVLNTPEINQQLDRLSVPGSVLFDRLSQSQLGSVPTLFEQQGGVTTVMQNRRTVVVGLFSLGSTFFDKGHVVMSDWNYASLNGQASLDKVTVGVLTVEPGEDIATVQKRLQASLPDAVRVMTREELLLAEQNFRATFPEGKILNFGAAIGFIVGVVIVYQVLYTDVSDHLPEYATLKAMGYSDLSLLSVVLQEAIILAVLGFIPGYFTSLGMYSLLTTLTRIPLTMRPEIALQVFILTLVMCAISGAIAVNKLRSADPADVF from the coding sequence ATGAGAGCTAAATTTTTCAAAAATCTTCGCTACTACTATCAGGCTCATAAACCGCTTGCCTGGGCACAGTTGTCTCATCAAAAAATGCGGTTAGCCGTAGCGATGACGGGTGTAGCTTTTTCAAATATCTTGATCTTCACGCAACTGGGATTAAGGGCACTGCTGTTTGACGGCATTACCCTGGTTCCACAAAACCTGAGTGGCGATCTGTTTTTAGTGTCTGCCTATTCTCCAACGATTGACTTTGGTTCGTTTCCCAAAATTCACCTCTATCAGGCGGATGCCGTCGCCGGAGTAGCCACCGCCAGTCCACTCTACATTGGGTCTGCCCCCTGGGTCAGCCCGGAAGATTTTGCTCGCAGCAGAATGAACCAGAGCTTGCCGAAAGAACAAACTCAGGCGATCGACTTCTTTCCCAATACCGTCAAGATTTTGGCGTTTAATCCAGTTCAACCTGTTCTGAATACCCCGGAAATTAATCAGCAACTCGATCGCCTCAGCGTCCCTGGCAGTGTGTTATTCGATCGCCTCTCTCAATCGCAATTGGGTTCTGTTCCCACGCTGTTTGAGCAACAGGGTGGGGTGACAACCGTGATGCAAAATCGACGCACGGTTGTTGTGGGGTTATTTAGCTTAGGCAGCACGTTCTTTGACAAAGGGCATGTGGTCATGAGTGATTGGAATTATGCATCGTTGAATGGACAAGCCAGTTTAGATAAAGTCACCGTTGGAGTTTTAACCGTCGAACCGGGAGAAGATATTGCTACAGTGCAAAAACGATTGCAGGCGAGTCTGCCAGATGCGGTGCGAGTCATGACTCGTGAAGAGTTACTGCTTGCCGAACAAAACTTTCGGGCGACTTTTCCAGAGGGAAAAATTCTTAACTTTGGAGCCGCGATCGGCTTTATTGTGGGAGTCGTGATTGTTTATCAGGTGCTCTATACCGATGTCAGCGACCACCTGCCTGAATACGCGACGCTAAAGGCAATGGGTTACTCCGATCTGAGTCTGTTATCGGTCGTTTTGCAAGAGGCAATTATTTTAGCGGTGTTAGGCTTTATTCCCGGTTATTTCACGTCTTTGGGAATGTATAGCTTACTCACAACGCTGACTCGCATTCCTCTCACCATGCGTCCAGAGATTGCGTTGCAGGTCTTTATTTTGACGTTAGTGATGTGTGCTATTTCAGGGGCGATCGCCGTGAATAAACTGCGTTCCGCTGACCCTGCTGATGTCTTCTAA
- a CDS encoding pentapeptide repeat-containing protein, with amino-acid sequence MKRAILTAMLLLLPMSAASPALAQRPTNELRELYELCSRFPHNSRCEGVDIPVVLDQRSGVEVKCLFDLGYDDQSGNCKIDITERGLTVYVERGEPIELLNNQRATTELQIPFDQVVGVTTYNFTGYIDFAITNLTVLTDSPDGANQSNVLNVLSGIGFLEGLKSSVQPDLARRTLRGEATDGAIATGAAVQQLLDTNACVQCNLQGADLRGADLDRANLEGANLQGANLQGAQLDGAYLVGANLDQANLTDADLEYARLTTASLIGANLTGATLKGANLLDANVQNANLTDANLRLPIALHNADLSNATLVNADLSGSVLINTNFQGANLTGANLSDTSISLSTIAPLFGTRDIFSLNRFGLFGQLEGVAEANLVGVNLKDANLSGADLEDAVLENTDLRGANLSSANLDDVDLTRSNLCGATMPDGSRSQQGCF; translated from the coding sequence ATGAAACGAGCAATTCTGACTGCGATGCTGCTGTTGTTACCGATGAGTGCTGCCAGTCCGGCTTTGGCGCAACGCCCCACTAACGAGTTGCGAGAGCTATATGAGTTGTGTTCTCGCTTTCCGCACAATAGCCGCTGCGAGGGGGTAGACATTCCGGTTGTATTAGACCAGCGATCGGGTGTTGAGGTGAAATGTCTCTTTGATTTGGGATATGACGATCAGAGTGGCAATTGCAAGATTGACATTACTGAGCGAGGCTTAACCGTTTATGTCGAACGAGGTGAGCCAATCGAGTTGTTAAACAACCAACGCGCAACGACAGAGCTTCAAATTCCTTTTGATCAAGTGGTTGGGGTGACTACTTACAACTTCACAGGCTATATCGATTTTGCCATCACCAATCTCACCGTTTTAACTGACTCTCCAGATGGAGCCAACCAGAGCAACGTATTGAACGTGCTCTCAGGAATCGGTTTTCTAGAGGGATTAAAATCTTCAGTTCAACCCGATTTGGCTCGTAGAACGCTGCGCGGAGAAGCAACCGATGGGGCGATCGCCACAGGTGCCGCTGTTCAACAATTGCTGGATACTAACGCCTGTGTGCAATGCAACCTACAGGGAGCAGACCTCCGAGGGGCAGATCTCGATCGCGCCAACTTAGAAGGAGCTAACCTGCAAGGAGCCAATCTGCAAGGAGCACAATTGGATGGAGCCTATTTGGTAGGAGCAAACCTGGATCAAGCCAATCTGACTGACGCTGATCTGGAATATGCTCGCTTAACAACCGCATCGCTAATCGGTGCTAATCTCACAGGAGCAACCCTAAAGGGTGCCAATCTGTTAGACGCTAACGTGCAAAATGCCAACCTTACGGATGCTAACTTACGACTCCCGATCGCCCTTCATAACGCGGATCTGAGTAATGCAACCCTGGTGAATGCTGATCTTAGTGGCAGTGTTTTGATCAACACCAACTTTCAGGGAGCTAATCTGACAGGGGCCAATCTCAGCGACACCAGCATTTCACTATCTACCATTGCTCCGCTATTTGGCACGCGAGACATCTTCTCCCTAAATCGCTTTGGCTTGTTTGGGCAGTTGGAAGGCGTAGCCGAGGCAAATTTAGTGGGTGTGAATCTCAAGGATGCTAACTTAAGTGGGGCCGACCTTGAAGACGCGGTGTTAGAGAACACCGATCTGAGGGGAGCTAATTTGAGCAGTGCCAACCTGGACGACGTGGATCTAACTCGCTCTAATCTTTGTGGTGCCACCATGCCGGATGGGTCGCGATCGCAACAAGGATGCTTTTAA